In Helianthus annuus cultivar XRQ/B chromosome 9, HanXRQr2.0-SUNRISE, whole genome shotgun sequence, the following are encoded in one genomic region:
- the LOC110876807 gene encoding uncharacterized protein LOC110876807 has product MKIEPNPGDQLPTPTFDPNEIPRVPAPNPLAYDPWNDDHRDYRELYPQEEPIPNPVAPYPNLDPLDPYWDNDQYIQEILENPYPYEEPMPQYPDPIPAPPPPMSTENVQELRTFGEELLDESERIRQIGERLVWKYDERNMQYWMNPYQ; this is encoded by the coding sequence ATGAAAATAGAACCTAACCCAGGAGACCAGCTTCCCACACCCACCTTCGACCCAAACGAAATCCCTAGAGttccagcacccaatcccttagccTACGATCCATGGAATGACGACCACAGGGATTATAGAGAACTCTACCCACAAGAGGAACCCATACCAAACCCAGTAGCACCATACCCTAACCTTGACCCTCTAGATCCATATTGGGATAACGACCAATATATTCAGGAAATCCTAGAGAACCCATACCCATATGAAGAACCGATGCCTCAGTACCCTGACCCGAtaccagcaccaccaccacctatgAGTACCGAAAACGTGCAGGAACTCCGCACTTTTGGTGAGGAGTTATTAGATGAAAGTGAAAGAATAAGGCAAATAGGGGAGAGGCTCGtttggaaatacgacgagcgtaaCATGCAATACTGGATGAACCCCtatcaataa